The nucleotide sequence AGGTCTGCGCGCTTCGCTGCTAGTGTTCGAAGATTTGTTTACAGATACATACAGTCAATAGTTGTTTTACTACTAAATAGTTTGTATTACAAAAGCAtacaagtgtttagttgcaatttcTTTTACATACTACTACTCACACATCACTTTTTGATCCATATACATTATTTTACTCTTAACCATGACGCAACATTTGCCCCTGCTATAAAGTCGAAAATCCCCTGGGCTGCAGTTCTAGGGAATCATGACCAACAATCAACAACCTTGTCAAGAGAAGATGTTGTGAAGCATATTGTTGGAATGGAGAACACTTTATCCATTTTAAATGGCAAGAACTTTGTAATAATAAATTATCTGCATTTTTAAATGCTTCAAAATGtgattttcgaaaaaaaaaaaaaaaaaaaaaaaaaacaaagggtCAAATGGCTGTAAGAAACTAGGGAAATTAGATAAAAATACACTTTTTTACAAGATTTGATAACaaaatacacatttatatacaaaaTTGCCAAATTACGCCTATTCGTTTGAACGTACTTGCACGATTTTGGGTTAAGTTCACACGACCAGTTTTCCCAACTTCGTAGCCAAAATCTTTTATTACGTCTCGTTCACTTCGTTCAAACGTGTTCAAACACATTTTTTCGTGCACCCCGCACTTTTGTTCGAACTCGAGTAGCATCTTTAGCCGGTGACAAAGAAAAGTAATCTACAACCCGTTCGTTCGAACGCAACTTTTGACATGTCTGAACAAGCGAAAACTTTAGCTTGAACCCGTTCGAACAGAGTCAACAGCCCAAGTTGGCGATACATGCTAAAACGAAACCATCAGACTTATAATAATGAAGCAAAAACACAATTTACACAAATGGATGCAATGAATGTTCAACCTGATATTAACATTCTTAAGTACATGTCAATCACCCTGGACAGATCATCATCCACCGAGTGAACCAACACGAAGAAGAAAAAAACGTCTGTACAAAAAGGTTCAACGACGGAGGAGGAGATTACGTTCTTTTAATCTCACAACAAACAAAAACCAAGTCCCCAATATTTACCATAATTTATAAAGAGAAGATTACACCCTCTTTActtcatatatatttaaatttatatatataatatatatcatatCAGAAGAGAAGAGAAACACATGATTCTGTTCCTATTTCTTCTTCGGTTTTTACGGCTCGCTTGCTTTTGCAGCAAGTCCTGTGGATTTGCAGACTGGGCAGACGTTCTTCACGGTCAACCACCTTTTTAAACATTCGACGTGATACTCATGACCACACTCGAGCACCGCAATTTGTTCTCGGTCATCATAATCGGTCTGTACAACAGAAATCATCAGTATACACCAAGAGTACGTGAATCATAACCGATAAAAATATAGTCATGATTTTATAAGTTTAGAACACTGACGTGACACTCGTAAATCTTCCAACTTGAAAGAGTTTGCCGGTAGATTAAATTTTATTGTACTTTCTACCTAAACAAATTGGATATTCATATAAAGTTTTCCAGATAAAAGTATTCCCAAGTTGCTTTGATAGTGTTATAGCACAAAgataatattttttatattttttatataataacAAGATATATCGGTGATGATATAAGTGGCTATAAGAATCTGTCAAATACTCAAATGAAATGGAGAAAACAAATAGAAATTAACAATGCAACAAGTAGTATGCTAAAAATTTAACTAAagtcacattattattattattattcataaataAAATACCTGGCAAATTACGCAAGAGTTAGTTTCTTGATCAGCAGAAGATACATTTTCAGGCTCATAAGAAGATTTAGACGAAGTATATACTCTTGTTTTTAGATGTTGTAGAATAAAATCATTTGACAAGCCTGACCCCACACTGCCGATCTGTTCACCGAGTGCAAGAAGCTCCTGCATACAATAAAAAAGATTGCAAGAAGACAAGAATCACATCACAAATTCACAATGGTATGTGTgtctgtgtgtgtgtgtatataaatccAAAAATTCAAACGGGAACCCAAAAAAGGtatagaactgcgagaactttaaaAAGTAAAAGGATTTTGACTTGTGAATTACGTCATCTTTTAATATTGACGGAGGTTAAGATTCAACATAAAATAGTTTGAGAAAACCTCTTATTTACctttataatcaaatatataatttaGCATTCACATGTGCAAATGTGTTTGTGAACATGTGAACATTTCATAAAATTTACAATTTGACATGTAGTTTTTGGTTTCTAACTATTGTTTGTTAATAATATAAGCATTAATGCTTTTCGAAAAGGAAAATGATATGAGCCATTAATTAACATTAATATGTAATCTGTTGCATTTACAAACCATGTAATTAAAAAGTTCTCGCACTTCTCTACCTTTTTCAGCTCTCGTTTGAACCTGACTATCatctgtgtatatgtatatgtatatatatatatatatatatatatatatatatatatatatagaagagaTTTGTGATATCTTATGTGGTGCCAAAAGTAAAATCGTGCTATTTTATGGTTGCCAAAGTATATTTAAAACTTGCCTCATAAGACATGTGATCTATGTCCAAACGCATATCTCTGAGATGATCGACCGAACGTCCAACTTCATGATAACCAGAGAGGTCAAGGATTGCAACCCCCTACATGTCAAAACATGCAAACGATAACTTTAACAGAAAAATACTAAACAACTTGGCGAGATTTGCATGAGAAGAAGAGTTGTACATCTTCAGGGAGAATTCTCAATTGGGGAAAGCTCCTATGCCGTGCAGTTGCATCAGCAATGATGTCACGTCGATGAGGCCGAAAAACCCGTAAACCAGTTGGTGGCGTGGGACCTACAAATCTAGGTCCCGGCTCAATCCCATTCTGAAAAGGATTTGTTGGAAGTCTTCGTGAAGTAGATGGCAATTGGAAATGAAAGTCCATATTGTGGCCTTGCATTGGCGGCATAGGTGGCGGCGGTGGCTGGTGAAGATTGTGGGGTCCACCCTGATGTGGCGCGATAGCAGGCGGGTGAATAAAACCCGCAGGGTTTCTATTGTTGCCGGTGACTTGGTATCCATGTAACCCAACATCAGGCCCTGCAATAACACAAAACGTAAATCACTtcacaaaaattatatatttaaaaaaaggGTGAGTCGGATAATTGTATTATATTATTGATTTAATCACCTTGGAAAAAAGGTAAACCAGGACCATGATTACCACAAAATTGCTGATCTAACCATGGGTTAGGTACTGTTTGATGTGTCTGACCACCATAGTTAGTACTATGAGCCAAAACCGGGTCAACCCCAATAGGACCCGCACCTCTGTTTCTTGAACTTCTATGACCCGCTGCAGGATCCATAACCAACGATGGACCATCCATCATCGTTCCATCTGTATTCATAGGTATGGAAACCGAAGAACTCGAGCCCGGTGCCGGATAGAAGTACTGAACATTTCCCGGGAAATTTTCAGCGTTTTTTCTTTTAAATCCATCCAAAAACGGACCGTTTTCAAAGCCTCCACGGACGTTAGAAAACGGTAACGGATCTTGCATGCCGTGGTTAATTGTAACGGGAAAAGCGTGGGCCCCATGAGAAGGTGTCATGTATATGTTGTTAGCGGGATGATGATCAAGACCATTGTATTGAGTGATACCGTGTGGCGGCGGTGCGTGATTTTCCGGTAGGTGCTGAGGATTGAAAGTAGATCGGGATACGGGAGGTGGTAAGATTGTGTGATTATTGTTAGGCTGTTGGAAATTTTGTATCGGATGATAAGGTACGATACATGGGTCGGGTTGAAGATGGCCGTGTTCCGTTTCGATCATTGGACCCGTATACAGAATATTTCGTTGCCCCATATTACTGGATAATGAGTTGCAAGATAATCCTGATTAATCATGAAACATTTAGCATTAATCAAAAGGGGAAagttctaataattataatgattataTACCAAACAAGCATCAAGATTACATAGAATTACATTTATTATGACCATTtccaaacatggaaaaaaaaaaaactgaacactGATAGCATAAGAATAGCTATATTAAGTTCTATAAAACTTTATGATATAATTCAAGAAACCTCAAACGTGATACAATAGTTTGATACTTGCAACAGCTCATAAATCTACGGGTTTAGGTCAACTAATATGGCGAACGATATTTTTATTAGCGCGTTCTAGTTCACCATAGTCAACCGCACATGCACGCCCGTTCTTGTTATATGAGAAATAAATCTCCATATATTTTCTGTTCCAGTTACAATTTTACCATGGAACTAAATCACCATTTACAGGCTTAATTCTAAGATATGTGTGTCATACAAACTTTTAAATGAAGAAGTAAAAGTAACCCACATTTATCTCCTTTGTTTCTCTGCGAAAACACAAACGCCATCTGTTCAAACCCTAGATAAACTATGTTGCCCTAATTTATTGACATGATTTAAACAATTAACAAGCATTGTCATTTATTTCCATACCTTTCTCAATACTAATTAAGAACAGCCAACATTAGTAAAGCACAATTAGCAATATAATCTAATAACAATCAATTGGCTAAAGCAGTTGccttgtatattttttttatacaacaaTCTTCAATTAGGCAAAGAAATTGCATTTAATGGATATAATACAATTTTCTAATATTGATTCAATTTCAATCTTGCTAATACAAACTTCAAACTTTCGATTATCAAACCCATATGAACAAACAAATtctaagaaagaaagaaagaatccCAAAACAAGTCAGCAAAAAACACAATTTCCTGCAAAATCCACTTCCTATAATCAAAACTGTAACATAAATCATCATAAAGTTTGTACCTTTTTATCATCAACAGACTCCAGAGCTTGAATTAAGTTAGCAAATTAGCGGTATTTAAAAGGCCCTACCAAAAAAGATGATCATCATCAACACATTTACAAAATTAAACAAAACCCTGATCTCTAAAGCAATGATGATTGATGTATGTTAAAAAAAACATTAACTTTATGATTTTTATATACTCAAATTACTTAAAATCGACAAATTATTAACAAATTAGGGTAAATTGGGGACAAAATGATTAAGAGCATACCCTAATAAGGGTTGATCGGAGCCTTGAAATTGGGTAAGTTTGATCCAAATTTTTTGTAATCAAACGAGAAGATAAATTAATCAAGTTTTTTTTTGGGGGAAAAGGGATTGTGATGAAAAAGAAAAAACCCTGTTGTTGTCTACTTATTTATTTGTTTAATTTTGGCTTTAACCGCAACTTTGTTTGTTCTGGTTATccatatttattttaaaaattgcCATTCTAATTCtaatgtaatatgtaatattatattatatactccatttaaaattaattatttttattaacttttctAACTAAAGTTCTAAAAGTTGTCAAAGGTTCTTATAAATCTTTTAAAATTCAATAATCGTCACTTTAAAATCAAACATAATTGTCATGTACAAATCAAacatattccataaacccaaaacaccaaactctaaaccctaaactctaaaccgttcgtgttaaaaactcaatctaaatcctaaatctaaaccctaaatctaaaccctaaatttctaaaccctaatatctaaaccctaatatctaaactccaatagctaaaacctcaaaatacgctcgaaaaacacgataattgttatatattacttcttcgagcgttttcccgccaaaataaaaacatttatcacaaagtgtctctactaaatgttcatattttcatctcatctataatgttcgtgaacaaagttttttcaaaaaacgaaaaaaaaaagtttttgctttcccccgcttccccctgaatggttacttccctcttgatcctaccactatatacatatatatatatatatatatatatatatatatatatatatatatatatatatatatatatatatatatatatatatatatatatatatatatatatatatatatataaacaacgtTAGAAAAATAATTTAGCCACTAAACTTTTATAGAAAAAATAACCACAAAATGAATTAGAACAATATTAAAGGAGATAGAAGCAGAAGAtggaattaaaattaaattttaattgGTTAATCTAGGTTATTATGTTTTGTGAATTTTCTTTAATGAAATGTTTTGTGATAATAGCAACCCTCATAAGAACGTATTTAAAACTCACTTTCAACATTTtgaataatatcataatcataatgtatatataaaaatttgagtgtttaaaataaaaacaatTTTCTATTTCTAATTTTTTTCATTTGGAAGGCTAGAAAAAAACGAATACCGGTGTTAATAGAGCTAAACAAACGAGGTATCGACTTACACTCTATGCGATGCCCTTTATGTGATGATGAAAACGAAACCGTGGATCACTCTCTTATTTTGTGTAAGCACGTGTTTGAAATATGGCTTAAAGTGTTTGATTGGTGGGGGATGAATGTTGGTTCAAATCTAAGTATCGGCGAAATCTTTCTTGGGAATTCGAACCTTGCAATGACGGAAGTAGGTGCGAAAGTTTGGCAAGCGGTGATTTGGTCGAGTGGGTACCTCATTTGGAAGAATCGGAATCAAAAAGTTTTCCACAACAAATGTTGGAACCCGCCCGTTGCACTTTGCGAGATTCAAGTAAAATCATTTGAGTGGATTGCAAAAAGATGTAAAGCGAAGAGTATTAATTGGCACGAGTGTCTTAACAATCCTCGAGTTTTTGTTTCCTAAATGTGTACCTTAGGATAGATAGTAGCTTAACATCTTGTTAGTTACTGTGCGAATGATGTAAAAAAAACTGTTGGAAGTCTGCTGCTTCTTTGGGCAGTAGGCTGCTTCTTGTATTGTGTTTGTTTAATAAAACTatctgcctttaaaaaaaaaaaagaagaagataaaATTGACCATTGTCATGATTTAAAACAAGGAATGATAATTATAACGTTTGTTTATATTATGTTAATATAGGTATATTATATAAGAATATTCCTTTTATAAAAATGGGCCATGTAGAAATTAAGCTTACAAATTTAGAAATAAGAAGCAtatgttcaatatatataattacaacatCCGCTATAACACGAGAATCAAATGTACAACTTTTTATAAGCACGTATTTAAAAAATTCTATTTAGACACATGTAGATTGAGACTAACATCAGTTAAACATGAATTTTAAAATATTGAAATTTAAGATAAACTGTGTAATGCACGGGCATTGCCTACTAgtgtaagtatatatgtatatgttcaaaaATAATGTATGAATCTAAAATATAAATGTAATTAAATTCATGTTTATTACTCTAAAATGATTAACAACGTAAAAGGTTTATGGGGGTAAAGTTGATGAGACTTTAATTAAATAGAGAAGGGTTTTTCCCCCTTCAGTTTAACTTTGCACTTCTAAAAGTTTACAACATGTGAATACATATTTATATCATCATCTAATACTCGTATTGACCTATCCAATCTCTTAAAAtaatacaacaccaccaccaccactaccactagTAAAATGATCCGTGAAACCAcatatttatttaaacgaaacaatttaatgatatgttccaggtattaagtgaatgtaaatactaAAGCCATTTATTTAATG is from Rutidosis leptorrhynchoides isolate AG116_Rl617_1_P2 chromosome 10, CSIRO_AGI_Rlap_v1, whole genome shotgun sequence and encodes:
- the LOC139872487 gene encoding probable E3 ubiquitin-protein ligase ZFP1, producing MGQRNILYTGPMIETEHGHLQPDPCIVPYHPIQNFQQPNNNHTILPPPVSRSTFNPQHLPENHAPPPHGITQYNGLDHHPANNIYMTPSHGAHAFPVTINHGMQDPLPFSNVRGGFENGPFLDGFKRKNAENFPGNVQYFYPAPGSSSSVSIPMNTDGTMMDGPSLVMDPAAGHRSSRNRGAGPIGVDPVLAHSTNYGGQTHQTVPNPWLDQQFCGNHGPGLPFFQGPDVGLHGYQVTGNNRNPAGFIHPPAIAPHQGGPHNLHQPPPPPMPPMQGHNMDFHFQLPSTSRRLPTNPFQNGIEPGPRFVGPTPPTGLRVFRPHRRDIIADATARHRSFPQLRILPEDGVAILDLSGYHEVGRSVDHLRDMRLDIDHMSYEELLALGEQIGSVGSGLSNDFILQHLKTRVYTSSKSSYEPENVSSADQETNSCVICQTDYDDREQIAVLECGHEYHVECLKRWLTVKNVCPVCKSTGLAAKASEP